In Dolichospermum flos-aquae CCAP 1403/13F, the following proteins share a genomic window:
- a CDS encoding esterase-like activity of phytase family protein, with translation MPRLPKPRKLSLILIFIIPLILIGFLFNNFASASSIIKSIEFIGQATLPTGLIFQKTEVGGLSGITYDVRNNLYYAISDDRGQKATPRFYTFTIDLSKGKLTNNDVIPVGVTNLLNTSNQPFPLNTTDTEGIAITNQDTIFVSSEGDVDKLINPFIKEFALASGKTISTLPIPDKFLPDSQKQKGIRNNLAFESLTITPNQKFLFTATENALIQDGPAAKSGVGTSSRILEYNLLTKQPEREFLYQTEPVTPLFNPTGKFASGLPDLLALNNQGNFLSIERSFTGLGFTVFLFEISLENATDIHNFDSIAKVDPDKIKPVEKKLLLDLRTLDVSLDNIEGLTLGAKLPDGQPSLILISDNNFNGLQQTQILAFKLKIESPLTRLLRRLKIPNF, from the coding sequence ATGCCACGTCTCCCAAAACCTCGGAAACTATCCCTAATTCTCATCTTTATAATTCCACTAATTCTGATTGGTTTTCTGTTTAATAATTTCGCTTCTGCCTCTTCAATAATCAAAAGTATAGAATTTATTGGCCAAGCTACATTACCCACAGGTTTAATTTTCCAAAAAACCGAAGTTGGTGGGTTATCGGGAATAACTTATGATGTCAGAAATAACCTATATTATGCAATATCAGATGACAGAGGGCAAAAAGCAACACCTCGTTTTTATACTTTCACAATTGACCTCAGCAAAGGTAAATTAACCAACAACGATGTTATTCCCGTAGGTGTCACAAACTTATTAAATACCAGCAATCAACCATTCCCTCTCAATACCACTGATACAGAAGGAATTGCTATCACCAATCAAGATACCATATTTGTTTCCTCTGAAGGTGATGTAGACAAACTTATCAATCCCTTTATTAAAGAATTTGCACTCGCTTCTGGAAAAACAATTAGTACCCTACCCATACCAGATAAATTTTTGCCAGATTCCCAAAAGCAAAAAGGCATCCGTAACAACTTAGCCTTTGAAAGTCTCACCATTACACCTAATCAAAAATTCTTATTTACAGCCACCGAAAACGCCTTAATTCAAGATGGACCAGCGGCTAAATCCGGTGTTGGTACTTCCTCTCGAATTTTAGAATATAACCTCTTAACCAAGCAGCCAGAACGGGAATTTCTCTATCAAACAGAACCAGTTACACCTTTGTTTAATCCTACTGGTAAATTTGCCAGTGGCTTACCAGATTTACTAGCACTCAATAATCAAGGAAACTTTCTCAGTATAGAAAGAAGTTTCACCGGTTTGGGATTTACAGTTTTTCTATTTGAGATTTCCTTAGAAAACGCCACAGACATTCATAATTTTGACAGCATTGCCAAAGTTGACCCTGATAAAATCAAGCCAGTAGAGAAAAAACTCCTGTTAGATCTACGAACTTTAGATGTATCATTAGATAATATTGAGGGATTGACCTTGGGTGCAAAATTACCCGACGGACAACCATCACTAATTTTAATCAGCGACAATAATTTTAATGGACTACAACAAACCCAAATTTTAGCCTT
- a CDS encoding TM0106 family RecB-like putative nuclease, with translation MLINAQLLLQFQRCQRRPFLDVHGDYLQREIPNELVLKVQQDKIAHHQRIVKKLSYYEPDYLSRDWEAGAASTLELMQQGVSYIRRGVILTTYREKYTLLSRPDLLVKQPGKSRFGNWNYVPVNIELGKRPKQEYQVVIAFHAQVLATVQDVILSKAGLILRDKDKTYVVDLDKWTPQMLDILGEYIQVIESVEAPEIFISRQKCSLCPWYNYCHAKARSQEHLSLLPGVTPIRYTQLQNLAITTLEALAQTHPSTLENLTGFDSNVAAKLVIQAQSVFTKQPLILADSFSLEYLTFTAPIELYFDIEAQPDLNLNYLLGVLVVDRVANTEQFYAFLAEQPEQEPLIWQQFLNLVNQYPQAPIYHFCAYEVDTVKRLGKLYRTPYAQIHPILNRFIDIYEQLIQSVALPIDSYALKTIARWLGFEWREQQANGAKCIYWYDKWLETGDRTLLAIIQDYNEDDCRATRTVKDWLVSFFEAESGNITL, from the coding sequence ATGTTAATTAATGCTCAACTTTTACTACAATTTCAACGCTGTCAGCGGCGACCTTTTTTAGATGTTCACGGTGATTATCTTCAGCGAGAGATTCCCAATGAGTTAGTGCTGAAGGTACAACAGGACAAAATTGCTCATCATCAGCGAATAGTCAAAAAGTTAAGTTACTATGAACCTGATTATCTGTCACGGGATTGGGAAGCAGGAGCAGCATCAACTCTAGAACTGATGCAGCAAGGGGTGAGTTATATTCGTCGTGGTGTAATATTAACTACCTACCGTGAAAAATATACTTTGCTGAGTCGCCCAGATTTACTGGTCAAACAGCCGGGAAAATCTCGGTTTGGGAATTGGAACTATGTCCCAGTTAATATTGAATTGGGTAAACGTCCCAAGCAAGAATATCAAGTAGTTATTGCTTTTCACGCCCAAGTTTTAGCCACGGTTCAGGATGTGATTCTCAGTAAAGCCGGGCTGATATTGCGGGATAAAGATAAAACTTATGTGGTGGATTTAGATAAATGGACACCACAAATGTTGGATATTTTAGGGGAATATATTCAAGTTATTGAGTCGGTGGAAGCACCGGAAATTTTTATTTCTCGGCAAAAATGTAGTCTTTGTCCTTGGTATAATTATTGTCATGCCAAAGCGAGATCTCAAGAACACCTTTCTCTGTTACCAGGTGTAACACCGATTCGCTATACTCAACTGCAAAATCTAGCTATTACTACTTTGGAAGCACTGGCACAGACCCATCCTAGCACTTTAGAAAACTTGACAGGATTTGATAGTAATGTAGCTGCTAAATTAGTTATTCAAGCCCAATCTGTATTCACCAAGCAACCCTTAATTCTTGCAGATTCCTTTTCTTTAGAATATCTAACTTTTACAGCCCCCATTGAACTTTATTTTGATATTGAAGCCCAGCCAGATTTAAATTTAAATTATCTTTTAGGTGTTTTAGTTGTGGATAGAGTCGCTAATACCGAACAATTTTATGCTTTTTTAGCGGAACAACCCGAACAAGAACCACTAATTTGGCAACAATTTCTGAATTTAGTGAATCAATATCCTCAAGCCCCAATTTATCATTTTTGTGCTTATGAAGTAGATACAGTCAAACGCCTTGGTAAATTGTATCGCACACCTTATGCCCAAATTCATCCCATCCTGAATCGGTTTATTGATATCTATGAACAATTAATTCAAAGTGTGGCTTTACCAATAGATAGTTATGCCTTAAAAACTATTGCTCGTTGGCTAGGATTTGAATGGCGTGAACAACAAGCCAATGGCGCTAAATGTATTTACTGGTATGATAAGTGGTTAGAAACAGGCGATCGCACCTTATTAGCAATCATTCAAGACTACAACGAAGATGACTGTCGCGCCACCCGTACTGTCAAAGATTGGCTAGTTAGCTTTTTTGAGGCTGAATCGGGTAATATTACCTTATAA
- the acsF gene encoding magnesium-protoporphyrin IX monomethyl ester (oxidative) cyclase, whose translation MVESLRKPGFDEIRSGIKSPAKETLLTPRFYTTDFDEMARMDLSVNEEELEAIIAEFRIDYNRHHFVRDAQFEQSWDSIDGETRKLFVEFLERSCTAEFSGFLLYKELGRRLKDKSPLLAEGFNLMSRDEARHAGFLNKAMSDFNLSLDLGFLTKSRSYTFFKPKFIFYATYLSEKIGYWRYITIYRHLEAHPEDQIYPIFNFFENWCQDENRHGDFFDAVMRAQPQMLNDWRAKLWSRFFLLSVFATMYLNDIQRKDFYASLGLNARDYDIHVIKKTNETAGRVFPVMLDVENPVFYERLDVCVQNNEKLAAISSSNTPKFLQFFQKLPIYLSHGWQLLQLYLMKPIDAASAHGQAR comes from the coding sequence ATGGTAGAATCCCTCAGAAAACCAGGCTTTGACGAAATCCGTTCTGGAATTAAGTCCCCGGCCAAGGAAACCCTTTTAACACCAAGGTTTTACACAACCGATTTCGATGAAATGGCGCGGATGGATCTTTCCGTCAATGAAGAGGAATTAGAAGCTATTATTGCAGAATTCCGCATTGACTACAACCGCCATCACTTTGTTCGGGATGCTCAGTTTGAACAATCTTGGGACTCTATTGACGGAGAAACTCGCAAATTATTCGTTGAATTTCTCGAACGTTCTTGTACAGCAGAGTTTTCCGGCTTCTTGTTATACAAAGAACTCGGTCGGCGTTTAAAGGATAAAAGCCCTCTTTTAGCTGAAGGCTTTAACCTGATGTCACGGGATGAAGCCCGTCACGCTGGGTTCTTGAACAAAGCTATGTCAGACTTTAATCTTTCTTTAGATTTAGGGTTTTTGACTAAGAGTCGTAGTTATACGTTCTTTAAGCCCAAATTTATCTTCTACGCTACCTATCTTTCTGAAAAGATTGGTTATTGGCGCTATATCACCATTTATCGTCATTTAGAAGCCCATCCTGAAGATCAAATTTATCCAATTTTCAACTTTTTTGAGAACTGGTGTCAGGATGAAAACCGTCACGGTGATTTCTTTGATGCGGTTATGAGAGCGCAGCCACAAATGTTGAATGACTGGAGAGCAAAACTCTGGAGTCGCTTCTTCCTGTTGTCAGTATTTGCAACTATGTATCTCAATGATATTCAACGCAAGGATTTCTACGCTTCCTTGGGATTGAATGCGCGAGATTATGATATTCATGTAATTAAGAAGACCAATGAAACCGCTGGTAGAGTCTTCCCTGTTATGTTGGATGTTGAAAATCCAGTATTTTATGAGCGTTTAGATGTTTGCGTCCAGAATAACGAAAAATTGGCAGCAATTTCTAGCTCTAATACGCCTAAATTCCTGCAATTCTTCCAAAAACTTCCAATCTATCTATCTCATGGTTGGCAGTTATTACAATTATATCTGATGAAGCCTATTGATGCGGCTTCTGCTCACGGACAAGCTCGTTAA
- a CDS encoding CPBP family intramembrane glutamic endopeptidase: MKINLTQLTQYPVPVRLVCFILALLFLWLPLAVPIYLLVEDTNLESILTLVILYVEFIFLLNIWGKQVYQQPKIFSHYGLEFTRLNGVNVLQGLAIGLTTVLVLFGLEGVLGWLVWQQPQVFLGRIILEGLLVSLGVGFAEELLFRGWLLDELQRDYKLNIALWIDAILFAVSHFIKPLEAIIHTLPQFPALVLLGLTQVWGKRWKRGRLGLPIGLHGGLVWGYYIINVGQLTQYSGQVPDWVTGVNNNPLQGVMGVLFMGGLAWWIGNQQKPD; this comes from the coding sequence ATGAAAATTAATCTCACTCAACTTACCCAATACCCCGTTCCTGTGAGGCTGGTTTGTTTTATACTGGCCTTACTATTTTTATGGCTACCCCTAGCTGTACCAATTTATTTGCTAGTTGAAGATACTAATTTAGAAAGTATTTTGACGCTGGTGATATTATATGTAGAGTTTATTTTTCTGCTGAATATTTGGGGTAAGCAAGTTTATCAACAACCAAAAATATTCAGCCATTATGGTTTAGAATTTACACGCCTGAATGGGGTGAATGTGTTGCAGGGGTTGGCTATTGGACTAACTACTGTTTTAGTTTTATTTGGTTTGGAAGGTGTACTAGGTTGGTTGGTATGGCAACAACCACAAGTATTTTTAGGGAGAATAATTTTAGAAGGTTTATTAGTTAGTTTGGGTGTGGGTTTTGCAGAGGAATTATTATTTCGGGGTTGGTTATTGGATGAGTTACAACGAGATTATAAATTAAATATCGCTCTCTGGATAGATGCAATTTTATTTGCTGTATCCCACTTTATTAAACCTTTGGAGGCAATTATTCACACTTTACCCCAGTTTCCGGCTTTGGTGCTGTTGGGGTTAACGCAGGTATGGGGAAAACGTTGGAAACGGGGACGTTTGGGTTTACCTATTGGTTTACATGGTGGGTTGGTTTGGGGTTATTATATCATTAATGTCGGGCAATTAACCCAATATTCGGGACAAGTTCCTGATTGGGTTACTGGTGTGAATAATAATCCTTTACAGGGAGTTATGGGGGTATTATTTATGGGTGGTTTGGCTTGGTGGATAGGTAATCAGCAAAAACCCGATTAA
- the clpS gene encoding ATP-dependent Clp protease adapter ClpS: MSVETIEKRSTSRKLAPQYRVLLHNDDYNPMEYVVQVLMTTVNSITQPQAVSIMMEAHHNGLALVIRCAQEHAEFYSETLNNHGLSSTIEPDE, translated from the coding sequence GTGTCAGTCGAAACCATTGAGAAGCGTTCTACATCCCGCAAGCTTGCGCCTCAGTATCGCGTCTTGCTTCATAATGATGATTATAATCCGATGGAGTATGTAGTACAGGTGCTAATGACTACTGTTAATAGCATCACCCAACCGCAAGCTGTTAGTATTATGATGGAAGCTCACCATAACGGGTTAGCTTTAGTAATTAGGTGCGCTCAAGAACACGCGGAGTTCTATTCTGAAACCCTCAATAATCATGGTTTAAGTAGTACGATTGAACCTGACGAATAG
- a CDS encoding TIGR03960 family B12-binding radical SAM protein produces the protein MAVLVEQLITSDILKPARYLGNERLAVHKPWDTATIRWVLTYPEVYEVGASNLGHIILYNILNAQPRQLCDRAYLPGADLAAKLRTTQTPLFAVESKRWLTDFDILGFSLSYELGATNILEMLDLAGIPVTREERLQGNYPLIFAGGQTATSNPEPYTDFFDFIVLGDGEELLPEIGLVLEEGKKTGWNREELLLDLAQIPGVYVPQFYEMGIGGAVYPLRPDVPKRVLRRVATPIPAYSIGLVPYVETVHDRLTIEIRRGCTRGCRFCQPGMLTRPARDVEPEKVVEAIEKGMRETGYNEFSLLSLSCSDYLALPAVGMEIKNRLKNDNISLTLPSQRVDRFDENIANILGGTRQGGLTFAPEAGTQRMRDIVNKGLTNEELLRGVKTAWSQGWDKIKLYFMIGLPGETDADVIGIVETVNWLKQECWEKGRRSLNFTLTISNFTPKPHTPFQWHSVSTTEFARKQNLLRQEFRKMKNVKVNFTDFRISAMEDFIGRGDRTLGKVLRSAWELGAGMDSWYDNVDAAFTAWETAITEAGLDWKYRQVENGEWNLFAADNKEPETLSPLDTPLPWDHIDTGIDKKWLQEDLQRALEAAIVPDCSFEGCSHCGVCGTDFGHNVVVAAPPIPSFIGDFVPNTTKAQRLRVCFGKQGDMALVSHLDLMRLFDRVMRRASLPITFTGGFHPGPRICLASALTLGATSEGEIVDFELTQAIDIETFHAQLVKQLPTDIPIYNVVEVDIKSPSATQSLEAAEYLLTVSIPQSEVQPAQWQGWIETIKNQEEILSAHTTKSGKQQLINLRDRLWEIELISASNRESDSTAVLRYLGVCRPDGVILRPEQILSMLETVANGEFHLLHIHRKRLVIG, from the coding sequence GTGGCTGTTTTAGTTGAACAATTAATAACATCGGATATTTTAAAACCTGCTCGTTACCTGGGTAATGAGCGTTTAGCAGTCCATAAGCCTTGGGATACGGCAACAATTCGTTGGGTTTTGACCTATCCAGAAGTGTATGAGGTAGGAGCATCAAATTTAGGGCATATCATCTTATACAATATTTTGAATGCCCAACCTCGTCAATTATGCGATCGCGCGTACTTACCCGGAGCGGATTTAGCCGCCAAACTTCGCACTACGCAGACACCCCTGTTTGCAGTGGAATCTAAACGGTGGTTAACGGACTTTGATATTTTAGGCTTTAGTCTCAGTTACGAATTAGGCGCAACTAACATCTTAGAAATGTTAGATTTAGCCGGAATTCCCGTCACTAGAGAAGAACGGTTACAGGGAAATTACCCGCTAATTTTTGCCGGTGGACAAACAGCAACATCTAACCCCGAACCTTATACAGATTTCTTTGATTTCATCGTTTTGGGAGATGGTGAAGAACTACTTCCCGAAATAGGCTTGGTTTTAGAAGAAGGGAAAAAAACAGGCTGGAATCGAGAAGAACTATTATTAGACTTGGCACAAATCCCTGGTGTCTATGTGCCGCAGTTCTATGAAATGGGTATTGGTGGGGCTGTATATCCCCTGCGTCCAGATGTCCCCAAAAGAGTCCTGAGAAGAGTAGCTACGCCCATTCCTGCCTATTCTATTGGCTTAGTACCTTATGTAGAAACAGTCCATGATCGCCTCACCATTGAAATTCGTCGAGGTTGTACTCGCGGTTGTCGCTTCTGTCAACCAGGAATGCTAACTAGACCAGCGAGGGATGTCGAACCGGAAAAAGTAGTAGAAGCTATAGAAAAGGGAATGCGGGAAACTGGTTACAATGAGTTTTCCCTGTTGTCTTTAAGTTGTTCTGATTATTTAGCCCTACCAGCGGTGGGGATGGAAATTAAAAATCGCTTAAAAAATGACAATATTTCCTTAACCTTACCTAGTCAAAGAGTAGATAGATTTGATGAGAATATTGCTAATATCCTGGGAGGTACGCGCCAAGGTGGGTTGACCTTTGCCCCGGAAGCGGGTACACAAAGAATGCGGGATATTGTTAATAAGGGTTTGACAAATGAAGAATTATTGCGAGGTGTAAAAACAGCTTGGTCACAAGGTTGGGATAAAATCAAGTTGTATTTTATGATTGGTTTACCCGGTGAAACAGATGCCGATGTGATCGGTATTGTAGAAACGGTCAACTGGTTAAAACAGGAATGTTGGGAAAAAGGCCGAAGATCGTTAAACTTTACCTTGACCATTTCTAATTTTACCCCCAAACCCCATACTCCCTTTCAATGGCATTCAGTCTCCACAACGGAATTTGCGAGAAAGCAAAATCTCCTGCGACAAGAGTTTCGCAAAATGAAGAATGTGAAAGTAAATTTCACGGATTTTCGCATCTCCGCCATGGAAGACTTTATTGGTAGAGGCGATCGCACTCTGGGGAAAGTGTTACGTAGCGCTTGGGAACTGGGTGCAGGTATGGATTCTTGGTATGATAATGTAGATGCAGCATTTACAGCTTGGGAAACAGCCATTACCGAAGCCGGTCTAGACTGGAAATACCGTCAAGTTGAAAATGGCGAATGGAATCTGTTTGCTGCTGACAACAAAGAACCAGAAACCCTCTCACCTTTGGATACTCCCTTACCTTGGGATCATATTGATACTGGCATTGATAAAAAGTGGCTACAAGAAGACCTCCAACGCGCTCTAGAAGCCGCAATTGTCCCTGACTGCTCTTTTGAAGGTTGTTCTCATTGTGGAGTCTGTGGCACTGATTTCGGTCATAATGTGGTTGTGGCTGCACCACCCATTCCCAGCTTTATCGGTGATTTTGTTCCCAACACCACCAAAGCTCAACGATTGCGAGTATGCTTTGGCAAACAAGGGGATATGGCTTTGGTCAGTCACTTGGATTTAATGCGTCTATTTGATCGAGTTATGCGCCGTGCCAGTTTACCAATTACATTCACAGGTGGTTTTCATCCTGGTCCGAGGATTTGTCTAGCCAGTGCTTTGACTTTAGGTGCTACCAGTGAAGGGGAAATTGTTGATTTTGAGTTGACCCAAGCCATTGATATTGAAACTTTTCATGCCCAATTGGTTAAGCAGCTACCTACTGACATCCCTATATATAATGTGGTAGAAGTAGATATCAAGTCTCCCTCTGCTACCCAATCTCTAGAAGCAGCCGAGTATTTACTAACAGTGTCTATACCCCAAAGCGAGGTACAACCGGCACAATGGCAAGGTTGGATTGAAACTATTAAAAATCAAGAGGAGATTTTATCGGCACATACAACTAAATCCGGTAAGCAGCAATTAATAAATCTGCGTGATCGCCTGTGGGAGATAGAATTAATTTCAGCATCCAACCGAGAATCAGACTCAACAGCAGTATTGCGTTATTTGGGTGTCTGTCGTCCCGACGGTGTGATCTTGCGTCCTGAGCAAATATTGTCTATGCTGGAAACAGTGGCGAATGGAGAATTTCACCTCTTGCATATCCACCGCAAGCGTCTAGTTATTGGATAA
- a CDS encoding Rne/Rng family ribonuclease has product MPKQIIIAEQHQIAAVFSEDQIQELVVATGHHQIGDIYLGVVENVLPGIDAAFVNIGDPERNGFIHVTDLGPLRLKRSAAAITELLTPQQKTLVQVMKEPTGSKGPRLTGNITLPGRYVVLMPYGRGVNLSRRIKSESERNRLRALAILVKPAGMGLLVRTEAEGKPEEAIIEDLEVLQKQWELVQQEAVTSRAPALLNRDDDFIQRVLRDMYGGDVNRIVVDSSTGLKRVKQYLQNWSGGQTPQGLLIDHHRDRSPILEYFRINAAVREALRPRVDLPSGGYVIIQPTEALTVIDVNSGSFTRSATARETVLWTNCEAAAEIARQLRLRNIAGVIVVDFIDMESRRDQMQVLEHFNKALKADKARPQIAQLTELGLVELTRKRQGQNIYELFGETCPTCGGLGHTVRLPGETENRLPIPAADIPERFVPMPQRESRTPAPTRIPDIGSVAQATSRDTYDGFGDGFETEPEFSSLHLINHPSYQELNDKRRTRTRRSRIGVNGANDKDESRLPTNPLAFVNDADLDLEEPELPIPEIAPPTINKSGWTERPERAKVKLEPIKVEPPEIINVEMSAKEQDTFAEMGISPLLKLDREGKNPRSVIINVVQPGQSPIEETEFIPEPIVMEKTIPEVVTIKIPQPTFELEEESSFPPLAIFPELTIVPQVKATETEGKTEIEAEIEAETNNGSTPNRRRRRRSSALDPDVFGL; this is encoded by the coding sequence ATGCCAAAACAAATTATCATCGCGGAGCAGCATCAAATCGCTGCTGTATTTTCGGAAGATCAAATACAAGAACTCGTTGTAGCTACTGGTCATCACCAAATTGGTGATATCTATTTAGGTGTAGTAGAAAATGTCTTACCTGGGATAGATGCGGCTTTTGTCAATATCGGCGACCCAGAACGCAACGGTTTTATTCACGTCACTGATTTAGGTCCATTAAGGCTAAAACGTAGTGCAGCAGCGATTACAGAACTGTTGACACCACAGCAAAAAACCTTAGTGCAGGTGATGAAAGAACCAACGGGATCAAAAGGCCCCAGACTGACAGGTAACATCACCTTACCTGGTCGTTATGTCGTGTTGATGCCCTACGGACGGGGAGTAAATTTATCGAGACGGATTAAGAGCGAAAGTGAACGTAATCGCCTGAGAGCTTTGGCAATTCTAGTAAAACCAGCCGGAATGGGGCTGCTGGTACGCACAGAAGCAGAAGGCAAGCCAGAAGAAGCAATCATTGAAGATTTAGAAGTGCTGCAAAAGCAGTGGGAACTTGTGCAACAAGAAGCAGTAACCTCTCGTGCGCCGGCTCTACTGAATCGTGATGATGACTTTATTCAGCGCGTTCTCAGGGATATGTATGGTGGTGATGTGAATCGCATTGTTGTTGATTCCAGCACGGGCTTAAAACGGGTGAAGCAGTATTTACAAAACTGGAGTGGTGGACAAACACCCCAAGGATTGCTAATTGATCATCACCGCGATCGCTCTCCTATCTTAGAATATTTCCGGATCAATGCGGCTGTCCGCGAAGCCCTCAGACCGAGAGTAGACTTACCATCAGGTGGTTATGTCATCATCCAACCAACAGAAGCCTTAACCGTCATAGATGTCAACTCCGGTTCTTTTACTCGTTCCGCAACTGCTAGAGAAACAGTGCTGTGGACAAACTGCGAAGCTGCGGCGGAAATTGCTCGTCAGTTACGGTTGCGGAACATTGCTGGGGTGATTGTGGTTGATTTCATTGACATGGAATCTCGACGTGATCAAATGCAAGTTTTAGAACACTTTAACAAAGCTCTAAAAGCTGATAAAGCTCGTCCCCAAATTGCTCAACTGACTGAACTAGGTTTGGTTGAACTCACTCGTAAACGTCAAGGCCAAAACATTTATGAATTATTTGGCGAAACTTGTCCTACTTGCGGCGGTTTAGGACATACCGTCAGATTACCGGGAGAAACGGAAAACCGCTTACCCATTCCGGCTGCGGACATCCCAGAGCGGTTTGTACCGATGCCACAAAGGGAATCTCGGACACCTGCACCTACCCGCATTCCTGATATTGGTAGCGTAGCCCAAGCCACATCCCGCGATACCTATGATGGTTTTGGAGATGGTTTTGAAACTGAACCAGAATTTAGCTCTCTCCATTTGATTAATCATCCTAGTTACCAAGAACTAAATGATAAGCGCCGTACCCGGACTCGTCGTAGTCGTATTGGTGTGAATGGCGCTAATGATAAAGATGAATCCCGCTTACCTACCAATCCTTTAGCTTTTGTCAATGATGCAGATTTGGACTTAGAAGAACCTGAATTACCAATCCCAGAAATCGCTCCACCTACTATTAATAAATCCGGTTGGACAGAAAGGCCAGAACGGGCAAAAGTCAAACTAGAACCGATTAAGGTAGAACCACCAGAGATTATTAATGTGGAAATGTCAGCAAAGGAACAAGATACATTTGCTGAAATGGGAATTTCTCCTTTACTCAAGTTAGATCGGGAGGGAAAAAATCCAAGATCGGTGATTATTAATGTTGTCCAACCAGGACAATCACCTATTGAAGAAACTGAATTTATCCCCGAACCAATTGTAATGGAAAAGACAATTCCTGAAGTTGTCACCATTAAAATACCGCAACCAACTTTTGAGCTAGAAGAAGAATCATCTTTCCCACCATTAGCAATATTCCCAGAATTGACAATAGTTCCCCAAGTAAAAGCAACTGAAACTGAAGGAAAAACTGAAATAGAAGCTGAAATAGAAGCTGAAACTAATAATGGATCTACTCCTAATCGTCGTCGTCGTCGTCGTTCATCAGCCTTAGATCCAGATGTTTTCGGACTATGA
- a CDS encoding ribonuclease HII, which yields MGEIKPALWDNSSWLEFSSYSNMQGAVGGVDEVGRGALFGPVVAAAVILPVEALSILMVDNIKDSKKLSSSRRTKLAEKINTLALDWRIGYATTAEIDELNILQATLLAMKRAVLKLKVKPELCLIDGNQLVKNLPIPQETIVKGDELSLNIAAASIMAKVWRDDLVQRLALKYPLYDLERNKGYGSPRHLLALQKYGLSPLHRRSFRPCQIPS from the coding sequence ATGGGAGAAATTAAACCTGCACTCTGGGATAATTCGAGTTGGTTAGAGTTTTCTAGCTACTCAAATATGCAGGGTGCAGTTGGGGGTGTGGACGAGGTAGGAAGAGGGGCTTTATTTGGTCCTGTGGTGGCAGCGGCAGTTATATTACCAGTAGAGGCTTTATCAATCCTGATGGTAGATAACATTAAGGATAGTAAAAAGTTGTCTAGCTCTCGCAGAACTAAACTAGCTGAAAAAATTAATACCCTGGCGTTAGACTGGAGAATTGGTTATGCTACAACTGCGGAAATAGATGAGTTGAATATTTTACAGGCAACTCTATTAGCTATGAAGCGGGCTGTTTTGAAGTTGAAGGTAAAGCCTGAACTGTGTTTGATTGATGGTAATCAGTTGGTGAAGAATTTGCCAATACCACAAGAAACAATTGTTAAGGGTGATGAACTATCGCTTAATATTGCCGCAGCTAGTATTATGGCTAAGGTTTGGCGTGATGATTTGGTGCAACGGTTAGCATTAAAATACCCTTTATATGATCTAGAACGGAATAAAGGTTACGGAAGTCCGCGTCATTTACTGGCACTTCAAAAATACGGACTCTCACCTTTACATCGGCGTTCTTTTCGTCCTTGCCAAATTCCATCTTAA
- a CDS encoding DUF1997 domain-containing protein: MVTKFIASQSVEISVPKQSIPIQHYLRQPQRLVNALADNTRIQQLSDEVFRLKMRPLSFMSLSIQPTVDMRVWADTSGTIYLRSLGCEILGFEYINERFALNLKGYLSPVQLNGETHLQGKADLEVLVDIPQPFSFTPKSILETTGNGLLKSVLLTIKQRLLHHLLADYRHWVISQTQNNEIDHNIPDSGRVTKPYYQL, from the coding sequence ATGGTTACTAAGTTTATTGCCTCTCAATCGGTGGAAATTTCCGTTCCTAAGCAATCTATTCCTATTCAACACTACTTGCGTCAACCTCAACGTTTGGTCAATGCCTTAGCTGATAATACAAGAATTCAACAACTTTCTGACGAAGTTTTTCGGTTAAAAATGCGTCCTCTGTCTTTTATGTCACTGAGTATTCAGCCAACCGTAGATATGCGAGTTTGGGCAGATACCAGCGGTACAATTTATTTGCGATCGCTCGGTTGTGAAATACTGGGTTTTGAGTATATTAACGAAAGGTTTGCGCTGAATTTAAAAGGCTATTTATCACCAGTTCAACTCAATGGTGAAACTCACTTGCAAGGGAAAGCTGATTTGGAAGTTTTAGTAGACATACCACAACCATTTTCCTTTACACCCAAATCAATTTTAGAAACTACAGGGAATGGATTACTCAAAAGTGTGCTACTGACAATTAAGCAAAGATTGTTACATCACCTCTTAGCAGATTATCGGCATTGGGTAATCTCGCAAACTCAAAATAACGAGATTGATCATAACATTCCTGATAGCGGTAGAGTGACCAAGCCATATTACCAACTTTGA